From Cellulomonas chengniuliangii, the proteins below share one genomic window:
- the recQ gene encoding DNA helicase RecQ: MTSPHASSPSGADIGARDAEPAPEWYPFFDEEPPPEDAPPYEPYDGPPHDHRAPTFVTPPSASRPDGAAAAARAATARRAPAGPPPEPLDVLHTVFGYDAFRGDQAEIIDTVVQGGDALVLMPTGGGKSLCYQVPALVRPGVGVVVSPLIALMQDQVDALSALGARAGFLNSTQDAAQRREVEDAFLAGELDLLYLAPERLKVPSTLDLLDRGEISLFAIDEAHCVAQWGHDFRPDYLQLSILHERWPSVPRIALTATATRATHAEIAQRLQLEDARHFVASFDRPNIQYRIVSKASPQQQLLELLRTEHAGDAGIVYCLSRASVEKTADFLVKQGIPALPYHAGLDARVRARNQSRFLREDGLVMVATIAFGMGIDKPDVRFVAHLDLPKSVEGYYQETGRAGRDGLPATAWLAYGLQDVVQQRRMIDTSEGDAAHRRRLGQHLDAMLALCETVECRRVQLLAYFGQASEPCGNCDTCLAPPEGWDGTRAAQMLLSTVLRLDRERRQRFGAGHVIDILLGKQTPRMAQHGHDQLSVFGIGTELSEAEWRGVVRQLLAQGLLGVTSDGYGTLVLTEASADVLSGQREVRLRRETARAKAPRQSSRRGKAAAAADLAPEDAATFEKLRAWRAGAAKEAGVPAYVIFHDATLREIATRRPGSTAELGAISGIGAAKLERYGEQVIATLDADA, translated from the coding sequence ATGACCTCCCCCCACGCGTCGTCCCCCTCCGGCGCGGACATCGGAGCCCGCGACGCGGAGCCGGCGCCCGAGTGGTACCCGTTCTTCGACGAGGAGCCGCCCCCGGAGGACGCGCCGCCGTACGAGCCGTACGACGGCCCACCGCACGACCACCGGGCGCCGACCTTCGTCACCCCGCCGAGCGCGTCCCGTCCCGACGGCGCCGCGGCAGCCGCCCGTGCCGCCACCGCCCGCAGGGCGCCGGCGGGGCCACCGCCCGAGCCGCTCGACGTGCTGCACACGGTGTTCGGCTACGACGCGTTCCGCGGCGACCAGGCCGAGATCATCGACACCGTGGTGCAGGGCGGCGACGCACTGGTTCTCATGCCCACCGGCGGCGGCAAGTCCCTGTGCTACCAGGTGCCCGCACTGGTGCGGCCGGGCGTCGGCGTGGTCGTCTCCCCGCTGATCGCCCTCATGCAGGACCAGGTCGACGCGTTGTCAGCCCTGGGAGCCCGGGCCGGGTTCCTCAACTCCACCCAGGACGCCGCGCAGCGCCGGGAGGTCGAGGACGCGTTCCTCGCTGGCGAGCTCGACCTGCTGTACCTGGCCCCTGAGCGGCTCAAGGTCCCCTCGACGCTGGACCTGCTGGACCGCGGCGAGATCAGCCTGTTCGCGATCGACGAGGCGCACTGCGTCGCGCAGTGGGGACACGACTTCCGACCCGACTACCTGCAGCTGTCGATCCTGCACGAGCGGTGGCCGTCGGTCCCCCGCATCGCGCTGACCGCCACCGCGACGCGCGCCACCCACGCCGAGATCGCCCAGCGCCTCCAGCTCGAGGACGCGCGCCACTTCGTGGCGTCCTTCGACCGCCCGAACATCCAGTACCGGATCGTCAGCAAGGCGAGCCCGCAGCAGCAGCTCCTCGAGCTGCTGCGCACCGAGCACGCGGGCGACGCGGGCATCGTCTACTGCCTGTCCCGGGCGTCAGTCGAGAAGACCGCCGACTTCCTGGTCAAGCAGGGCATCCCCGCGCTCCCGTACCACGCGGGGCTCGACGCGCGGGTCCGGGCCCGGAACCAGTCGCGCTTCCTGCGCGAGGACGGCCTCGTGATGGTCGCGACCATCGCGTTCGGCATGGGCATCGACAAACCCGACGTGCGCTTCGTCGCACACCTCGACCTGCCGAAGTCCGTCGAGGGCTACTACCAGGAGACCGGGCGCGCGGGACGCGACGGCCTGCCCGCGACGGCATGGCTCGCCTACGGCCTGCAGGACGTCGTCCAGCAGCGCCGGATGATCGACACGTCGGAGGGGGACGCGGCGCACCGCCGCCGCCTGGGCCAGCACCTCGACGCGATGCTGGCGCTGTGCGAGACGGTCGAGTGCCGGCGCGTGCAGCTGCTGGCGTATTTCGGCCAGGCGAGCGAGCCGTGCGGCAACTGCGACACCTGCCTGGCCCCGCCCGAGGGCTGGGACGGCACCCGGGCCGCGCAGATGCTCCTGTCCACCGTGCTGCGGCTGGACCGCGAGCGCCGGCAGCGCTTCGGGGCCGGGCACGTGATCGACATCCTGCTGGGCAAGCAGACCCCGCGCATGGCGCAGCACGGCCACGACCAGCTCAGCGTCTTCGGCATCGGCACGGAGCTCTCCGAGGCCGAGTGGCGCGGCGTGGTGCGCCAGCTGCTGGCGCAGGGGCTGCTGGGGGTGACGAGCGACGGCTACGGCACCCTGGTGCTCACCGAGGCCAGCGCCGATGTGCTGTCCGGCCAGCGCGAGGTGCGGCTGCGCCGCGAGACCGCCCGGGCGAAGGCGCCGCGGCAGAGCTCGCGGCGGGGCAAGGCGGCCGCGGCCGCGGACCTGGCGCCCGAGGACGCCGCGACCTTCGAGAAGCTCCGTGCGTGGCGCGCGGGCGCGGCCAAGGAGGCGGGCGTCCCTGCCTACGTGATCTTCCACGACGCGACGCTGCGGGAGATCGCCACCCGGCGCCCGGGCAGCACCGCCGAGCTCGGGGCCATCTCGGGGATCGGGGCCGCCAAGCTCGAGCGGTACGGCGAGCAGGTCATCGCCACCCTGGACGCGGACGCGTGA